The proteins below are encoded in one region of Drosophila santomea strain STO CAGO 1482 chromosome 2R, Prin_Dsan_1.1, whole genome shotgun sequence:
- the LOC120444359 gene encoding serine protease persephone isoform X2, with translation MFPNFEALTSLSLLYLNMLLGYLLLLKIPLILPNNITTSNINHYREPTYSHLSSYLVSLRTRKYIHSPGDNHFCTGVILTNRHVLTSAHCITDKNGVMMSPKRIVVALCAALFRTPESEEFVVDIHNMLIHPYYHRNQHNDIAIIKLKRYVKLDGHHLAPVLLGNSSLEVGNDCKTIGGNFGVLVEAKIWIIS, from the exons ATGTTTCCTAACTTTGAAGCCCTGACAAGCCTGTCACTTTTATATCTAAATATGCTGCTTGGAtacttgctgctgctgaaaaTTCCTTTGATTTTGCCTAACAATATTACCACGAGTAATATAAACCATTATCGCGAGCCAACCTATAGTCATCTCAGTTCGTATCTGGTATCCTTGCGGACTCGCAAATATATTCACTCTCCTGGAGATAATCACTTCTGCACCGGAGTTATCCTTACCAATCGCCATGTGCTTACTTCAGCACACTGCATTACGGA TAAAAACGGAGTGATGATGAGCCCCAAACGAATTGTGGTGGCTCTTTGCGCGGCTCTTTTTAGGACCCCAGAGTCAGAGGAATTTGTTGTAGATATTCATAACATGCTTATCCATCCGTACTACCATAGGAACCAGCACAATGATATAGCTATAATAAAGCTGAAGAGGTATGTGAAATTGGACGGCCATCACTTGGCTCCAGTTTTGCTTGGCAACTCCTCGCTGGAAGTGGGGAATGATTGCAAGACCATTGGTGGAAACTTCGGCGTACTAGTGG AGGCAAAGATTTGGATCATTTCCTAG
- the LOC120444359 gene encoding kallikrein-14 isoform X1 yields MFPNFEALTSLSLLYLNMLLGYLLLLKIPLILPNNITTSNINHYREPTYSHLSSYLVSLRTRKYIHSPGDNHFCTGVILTNRHVLTSAHCITDKNGVMMSPKRIVVALCAALFRTPESEEFVVDIHNMLIHPYYHRNQHNDIAIIKLKRYVKLDGHHLAPVLLGNSSLEVGNDCKTIGGNFGVLRQRFGSFPSMLLVNVELRPFDDCLKAKKSLMDARPENEDLICVKSMDHQICTTDFGGPLFCDGQLYGIALGSINCSSPDPVFFSDVSFYNSWVTKMISEGVDQSPFIAARFSLYSYIILLLNLI; encoded by the exons ATGTTTCCTAACTTTGAAGCCCTGACAAGCCTGTCACTTTTATATCTAAATATGCTGCTTGGAtacttgctgctgctgaaaaTTCCTTTGATTTTGCCTAACAATATTACCACGAGTAATATAAACCATTATCGCGAGCCAACCTATAGTCATCTCAGTTCGTATCTGGTATCCTTGCGGACTCGCAAATATATTCACTCTCCTGGAGATAATCACTTCTGCACCGGAGTTATCCTTACCAATCGCCATGTGCTTACTTCAGCACACTGCATTACGGA TAAAAACGGAGTGATGATGAGCCCCAAACGAATTGTGGTGGCTCTTTGCGCGGCTCTTTTTAGGACCCCAGAGTCAGAGGAATTTGTTGTAGATATTCATAACATGCTTATCCATCCGTACTACCATAGGAACCAGCACAATGATATAGCTATAATAAAGCTGAAGAGGTATGTGAAATTGGACGGCCATCACTTGGCTCCAGTTTTGCTTGGCAACTCCTCGCTGGAAGTGGGGAATGATTGCAAGACCATTGGTGGAAACTTCGGCGTACTA AGGCAAAGATTTGGATCATTTCCTAGCATGTTGCTTGTGAATGTCGAACTGCGGCCATTCGACGATTGTCTGAAGGCGAAGAAGAGTCTAATGGATGCTAGACCAGAAAACGAGGACCTAATATGTGTAAAGTCCATGGATCATCAGATATGTACCACAGATTTCGGTGGTCCACTATTTTGCGATGGTCAGCTGTATGGGATAGCTCTGGGCTCCATTAATTGCTCCAGTCCAGATCCAGTGTTCTTCAGTGACGTATCGTTCTACAACAGCTGGGTGACCAAAATGATATCGGAGGGAGTGGACCAAAGCCCATTTATCGCAGCGAGGTTTTCCCTTTATTCCTACATCATTTTATTGCTTAACCTTATCTGA